One Ilumatobacter fluminis genomic window, CCGGCCGTCCGCGCCGTTGTTGCCCGGTCCGGCGACGACGAGGACCCGTCGGCCGTACGTGCCGCCCAGCTGGCGGATCGCCGCTCGGGCCACGGCGGCGCCGGCGCGTGCGATCAGTTCGTCGAGGGGCACCTCGCTGGCGTCATCGATCGCCTGCATGTGCTGCGGGGTGACGACCTGGATCACGACATCACTCGGCGATCACGTAGGCCACAGCGACCAGGTCGGAGTGGGTGAGGCTGAGGTGCCAGCGGGACACGCCCGCGGCGTCGGCGAGTTCGGCGGCGCGCGCGGTCACGGCGAGCGAGGGCTTGCCCGACGGGTCTCGTTCGACCCAGACGTCGTGGAACCCGAATGCCCCGAGCCCGAGCCCGAGCGATTTCATGACCGCTTCCCTCGCGGCGAACCGCGCCGCCAGCGACGGCACCGGGTCGGATTGCGGAGCGACGTACTCGAGTTCGACCGAGGTGAAGAGCCGCTCTCGCATCGTCGGCGTCCGCTGGAGCGACACCCGGAATCGTTCGATGTCGACGACGTCGACCCCGATCCCGATCATGGTCGGATCACCCGTCGCGCCACAGATCGGCGGTGTCGGAGATCGGAGCGATGAGGAGGTCGTCGACCGGCAACTCGCCGAGCCGCGACTCGTCGAAATCGCCCTCGGTCTCGGTGACCCAGTCGACCAGGCGGGCGTAGCGGTTGTCGTAGCCCTGCAGGACACCCCGCATGGTGGCCGCGTCGAGACGGTCGTGCATCGTGACGTGGAGCAAGGTGATCCCGGTGCAGACCCCAGCTTTGACCTCGGGGACGAAGATGACGGTGCGACCGTCGCGCCGACCGCGAGCGACGAGCAGTTCGCGTCCATCGGCGACCCGGTGCTTCGTCCCGACGAGTCGGCTGTCGGTGTCGACCCGGCTCGTGAGGTCGCGGGAGATGCCACCCCGGTCGAGGATCGA contains:
- a CDS encoding holo-ACP synthase, which codes for MIGIGVDVVDIERFRVSLQRTPTMRERLFTSVELEYVAPQSDPVPSLAARFAAREAVMKSLGLGLGAFGFHDVWVERDPSGKPSLAVTARAAELADAAGVSRWHLSLTHSDLVAVAYVIAE